In one window of Fodinibius salicampi DNA:
- the hemE gene encoding uroporphyrinogen decarboxylase, producing the protein MSHNFPELKNDLLLRTLNGEEVERPPVWMMRQAGRYLPQYMKLRKKYTFFERVETPELACEITIQPIDELEPDAAIIFSDILTIPQALGIDVDLVKDVGPVMDNPIRSVDDAFAIFAEDVPEKLNHVMEAITLTRKELNGRVPLIGFAGAPWTLFCYMVQGQGSKNFAKAKAFMYQHPDAAQHVMKELTKATIDYLKAQIEAGAQVVQLFDSWSGLLSPEDFNKWAMPYLMEICDAIDEVPVILFAKGSWYALERLSFKSNASALGLDWTITPEYGREATRGNTVLQGNFDPSKLMMPREEIRRQTKRMIDRFGTQKYIANLGHGILPNIAVDNARTFVDTVKEYSATD; encoded by the coding sequence ATGAGCCACAATTTTCCAGAGCTAAAAAATGATTTATTGCTACGCACACTCAACGGAGAAGAAGTTGAACGACCACCGGTATGGATGATGCGCCAGGCAGGCCGTTATTTACCCCAGTACATGAAGCTCAGAAAAAAATATACTTTTTTTGAGCGGGTAGAAACTCCTGAACTGGCATGCGAGATTACCATCCAGCCCATAGATGAACTCGAGCCGGATGCGGCTATCATCTTTTCGGATATCCTGACTATCCCTCAAGCTCTGGGTATCGATGTGGATTTGGTTAAAGACGTGGGACCGGTGATGGATAATCCCATCCGGAGCGTAGATGATGCTTTTGCTATTTTTGCGGAGGATGTGCCCGAAAAGCTCAATCACGTGATGGAAGCCATTACACTTACCCGCAAAGAACTCAATGGACGTGTGCCATTAATTGGTTTTGCCGGTGCACCGTGGACGCTTTTCTGTTATATGGTACAGGGACAGGGATCGAAGAATTTTGCAAAAGCTAAAGCGTTTATGTATCAGCACCCTGATGCAGCCCAACACGTGATGAAAGAGTTAACAAAGGCTACCATCGATTATTTAAAAGCACAGATTGAGGCTGGCGCGCAGGTAGTGCAACTATTTGATTCATGGTCCGGATTATTGAGTCCCGAAGATTTTAATAAGTGGGCCATGCCATACCTAATGGAGATTTGTGATGCGATTGATGAGGTCCCGGTAATTTTGTTTGCCAAGGGCAGCTGGTATGCACTGGAGCGCCTCAGCTTTAAAAGCAATGCCTCGGCGCTGGGTCTGGATTGGACGATAACACCGGAGTATGGCCGTGAGGCTACCCGAGGAAATACTGTATTGCAGGGTAACTTTGATCCCTCAAAACTAATGATGCCACGAGAAGAGATACGTCGCCAAACCAAACGTATGATCGACCGTTTTGGAACACAGAAGTATATTGCGAATTTAGGGCATGGAATATTACCGAATATCGCCGTAGATAATGCCCGTACTTTTGTAGATACGGTAAAAGAATATTCAGCCACAGATTAA
- the hemB gene encoding porphobilinogen synthase yields MTHGQFPYIRGRRLRASAAIREMVAEHNLKPADFIAPVFVMEGKGKKVEIPSMPDYYRYTLDLLMDEIRELKEVGIRSVLVFAKVPDELKDNKGTEALNPDGLMQRAVRAIKDEFPQMLVMTDIAMDPYSSYGHDGIVEDGEILNDESVEVLSKMAVSHAKAGADMVAPSDMMDGRIGAMRKALDQEGFEHTGIMAYSAKYASSYYGPFRDALDSAPGFGDKKTYQMDPANVREAIKEAKLDEQEGADIVMVKPGLPYMDVIRAVKENIGVPVSVYNVSGEYAMLKAAAEKGWLNEEEAMMEALVGFKRAGADLIATYFAKVASKILNNKK; encoded by the coding sequence ATGACACACGGACAATTTCCATATATTCGGGGACGAAGATTGCGTGCGAGTGCGGCTATCCGCGAAATGGTGGCCGAGCACAATCTTAAACCCGCTGATTTTATCGCTCCCGTTTTTGTAATGGAGGGGAAAGGTAAGAAGGTGGAAATTCCTTCTATGCCGGATTACTATCGTTATACACTGGATCTGTTGATGGATGAAATCCGGGAGCTCAAAGAAGTGGGTATCCGGTCGGTATTAGTGTTTGCGAAGGTGCCCGATGAGTTGAAAGATAACAAAGGAACTGAGGCGCTTAATCCCGATGGACTGATGCAACGGGCGGTACGAGCAATCAAAGATGAGTTTCCTCAAATGTTGGTAATGACCGATATTGCGATGGATCCGTATTCGAGTTACGGTCATGATGGCATTGTTGAAGATGGTGAAATCCTAAATGATGAATCCGTTGAAGTGTTATCAAAGATGGCGGTAAGTCATGCCAAAGCAGGAGCTGATATGGTCGCGCCATCTGATATGATGGATGGCCGCATCGGGGCCATGCGTAAAGCATTGGATCAGGAAGGATTTGAACACACTGGAATTATGGCCTATAGCGCCAAATATGCTTCCAGCTATTACGGACCTTTCCGCGATGCCCTGGATTCTGCACCCGGGTTTGGGGATAAGAAGACCTATCAAATGGATCCGGCTAATGTCAGGGAGGCAATTAAAGAAGCAAAACTGGACGAACAGGAAGGCGCTGATATCGTGATGGTCAAGCCCGGATTACCCTATATGGATGTAATTCGGGCCGTTAAGGAGAACATTGGGGTACCAGTTTCTGTATATAATGTTTCAGGTGAATATGCTATGTTAAAGGCTGCTGCTGAAAAAGGGTGGCTTAATGAAGAAGAAGCAATGATGGAAGCACTTGTTGGCTTTAAACGGGCTGGTGCTGATTTAATAGCTACGTATTTTGCCAAGGTAGCTTCAAAGATATTGAATAATAAAAAATAA
- the hemA gene encoding glutamyl-tRNA reductase: protein MSIENPKISDFSAVGVNHWEATIGIREQFCLGSTKTKELIQGAKREGIKSLIVVSTCNRTEIFAQDASPQELIRLIVTYSGATLEEFHNYGFEKVGEAAVEHLFQVTVGLDSQILGDLQIVKQVKEAYDLASDLDAVDGELHRLMQHVFRAHKRSRNETSLGEGAATTAYAAVKFAIKTFDNLRDKNVLLVGTGKIGKVTCKNLINLGVQKLTLINRTRERAEFVADKFDLEVAGMDKLADEIAEADLVIVATGAKEPVVTLDDMKPSLLDPKFKVMVDLSVPRNIDPQIGEMEFIDLANMDFLTDVTDEAYRKREENIPLVKKIIEDELTDYKNWLSKQKVVPTIKALTNKFDTIREDEFEFFKNKISDTDRDKVENLTRRIVNKIAAYSIEHLRDHHESEQVTQVVNDMFKLEHQPEDE, encoded by the coding sequence ATGTCCATTGAGAATCCTAAAATATCGGATTTTTCTGCCGTTGGCGTAAACCACTGGGAGGCTACCATAGGTATCCGTGAACAATTTTGCCTGGGTAGTACAAAGACAAAGGAACTCATTCAGGGAGCCAAAAGAGAAGGCATTAAGAGCCTTATCGTGGTTTCAACCTGTAACAGAACCGAAATCTTTGCACAGGATGCTTCACCCCAGGAGCTTATACGGTTGATTGTAACCTACTCGGGGGCAACGTTGGAAGAATTCCATAACTATGGATTCGAAAAAGTAGGAGAAGCAGCGGTCGAACATCTCTTTCAGGTAACGGTGGGACTAGATTCCCAGATACTCGGCGACCTGCAAATTGTAAAACAGGTCAAGGAGGCCTATGATCTGGCCAGTGATTTGGATGCAGTGGATGGCGAATTGCATCGGTTGATGCAACATGTATTCAGAGCACACAAGCGGTCCCGAAACGAGACTTCTCTTGGTGAGGGAGCCGCAACAACGGCCTATGCTGCCGTTAAGTTTGCTATCAAGACTTTTGATAACCTGCGTGATAAAAATGTATTGCTGGTTGGTACCGGGAAAATCGGCAAAGTAACCTGCAAGAATTTGATCAATCTGGGAGTCCAAAAACTTACGCTCATTAATCGTACGAGGGAGCGTGCAGAATTTGTTGCAGACAAGTTCGACCTCGAGGTAGCTGGAATGGATAAGCTGGCAGATGAAATAGCGGAAGCAGATCTTGTTATTGTTGCAACCGGAGCAAAAGAACCGGTGGTTACGCTGGATGACATGAAGCCCTCGCTGCTTGATCCGAAGTTTAAGGTGATGGTAGACCTGTCGGTACCTCGAAACATTGATCCGCAGATTGGCGAAATGGAGTTTATCGATTTGGCCAATATGGACTTTTTGACTGATGTGACAGATGAAGCATATCGAAAACGCGAAGAAAATATCCCTCTTGTTAAGAAAATAATCGAAGATGAACTCACGGATTATAAGAATTGGTTGAGCAAGCAGAAAGTGGTGCCAACGATCAAGGCACTTACGAATAAATTTGATACCATCCGCGAAGACGAATTCGAGTTCTTCAAGAATAAGATTTCTGATACGGATCGGGATAAAGTGGAGAATCTTACCAGGCGCATTGTGAATAAAATTGCCGCTTATTCAATTGAACATCTTCGGGATCATCATGAATCGGAGCAGGTAACTCAGGTCGTTAACGATATGTTCAAGCTTGAACACCAACCCGAGGATGAATAA
- the hemC gene encoding hydroxymethylbilane synthase, translating to MNKTKERTIRIGTRDSQLATWQAKQVAQELQKLGHNTELVFVKSEGDLDLTTPLTEMGGKGVFTKALDSAQLNDEIDIAVHSFKDLPTENPLPLKVAAIMERADARDSLVAPDGTEFLDDPDYKATIATSSNRRRAQWLHSYPNHEIVNIRGNVNTRLKKVERNDWDGAIFAAAGLERIDLGHHISAYLDWMVSAAAQGAMAVMIREGDTKMEEIVSQLNHDETAICTTIERDFLHDMEAGCSAPVGAYAFIENEEVHFKAVALTLDGREKYDYEDSVSVGEAGELGHSAAQTLLSEGAIKVIEEMKKR from the coding sequence ATGAATAAGACAAAAGAAAGAACAATTCGTATTGGTACCCGCGACAGTCAGCTGGCAACCTGGCAGGCAAAGCAGGTGGCTCAGGAACTGCAAAAGCTTGGGCATAATACCGAGCTTGTTTTTGTTAAATCAGAAGGAGATTTGGATTTAACTACACCATTGACCGAAATGGGAGGCAAGGGGGTGTTTACCAAGGCACTGGACAGTGCCCAGCTTAACGATGAAATTGATATTGCGGTGCACTCTTTTAAAGATTTGCCAACAGAAAACCCGCTTCCGCTAAAAGTAGCGGCTATTATGGAGCGAGCAGACGCTCGCGATTCGCTGGTAGCGCCCGATGGTACCGAATTTCTGGACGATCCTGATTATAAGGCCACTATTGCCACCAGCAGTAACCGGCGGCGTGCGCAGTGGCTGCATTCCTATCCGAATCATGAGATTGTAAATATACGCGGGAATGTGAATACCCGTTTGAAGAAGGTGGAAAGAAATGATTGGGATGGCGCTATTTTCGCAGCGGCGGGCCTCGAGCGTATCGATCTTGGCCATCATATTAGTGCATACCTGGATTGGATGGTTTCAGCGGCTGCTCAGGGAGCAATGGCCGTGATGATCCGTGAAGGAGATACGAAGATGGAAGAGATCGTCTCACAGCTAAATCATGATGAAACGGCTATTTGTACAACCATAGAGCGTGATTTTTTGCACGATATGGAGGCTGGATGCAGCGCCCCGGTGGGAGCTTATGCCTTTATAGAGAATGAAGAAGTACATTTTAAGGCAGTGGCACTTACGCTTGATGGCCGTGAAAAATATGATTATGAAGATAGCGTATCGGTGGGGGAAGCTGGGGAGCTTGGTCATTCTGCGGCTCAAACCTTATTGAGTGAAGGAGCGATTAAGGTTATCGAAGAAATGAAGAAACGGTAA
- the hemF gene encoding oxygen-dependent coproporphyrinogen oxidase, whose product MKNRFEDYICNLQDEICDRLEQIDGKARFRHDDWERDGGGGGHTRIIEKGDYFEKGGVNISSVHGELPELIRKRFEVEQGWFWAGGISLVIHPQNPMVPTVHANFRYFELYDDAGMSEIRDRWFGGGADLTPYYLWDEDAVHFHRVLKTACDKHGKELYPKFKKECDEYFYNDHRSEGRGIGGLFFDYLRPTKERSAGEWYKFTTEVGTAFLDSYVPIVERRKDEPYNERQRYFQEIRRGRYVEFNLIHDRGTLFGLKTDGRTESILMSLPPRVRWDYDFEIEEGSREAYLLDRLKNPIDWIAYGENENF is encoded by the coding sequence ATCAAAAACCGATTCGAAGATTACATCTGTAACTTGCAAGATGAAATCTGTGATCGATTGGAGCAGATCGATGGAAAGGCACGGTTCCGCCACGACGATTGGGAGCGAGATGGCGGAGGCGGAGGACACACCCGTATTATTGAAAAAGGCGATTACTTTGAAAAAGGGGGAGTGAATATATCCTCTGTACATGGAGAATTGCCCGAGCTCATTCGAAAACGTTTTGAGGTAGAACAGGGCTGGTTTTGGGCAGGTGGGATTTCACTGGTTATTCATCCCCAAAACCCAATGGTGCCGACGGTACACGCGAATTTTCGTTATTTTGAACTGTACGATGATGCCGGGATGAGTGAAATACGGGATCGCTGGTTTGGCGGCGGTGCAGATTTGACTCCTTATTATCTTTGGGATGAAGATGCCGTACATTTTCATCGAGTCCTGAAAACGGCCTGTGATAAACATGGCAAGGAATTATATCCCAAGTTTAAAAAAGAGTGTGACGAGTATTTTTATAACGATCACCGCTCGGAGGGACGTGGTATTGGTGGATTGTTTTTTGATTACCTGCGTCCTACTAAAGAACGATCTGCGGGAGAGTGGTATAAATTTACAACAGAAGTGGGCACTGCTTTCCTGGATAGCTATGTGCCCATTGTTGAACGAAGAAAGGATGAGCCTTATAATGAGCGGCAGCGCTATTTTCAGGAAATCCGGCGTGGCAGATATGTGGAGTTTAATTTGATCCATGATCGTGGTACCTTGTTCGGTCTGAAAACCGACGGGCGAACGGAGTCAATTTTGATGAGTTTGCCACCGCGCGTTCGATGGGATTATGATTTCGAAATAGAAGAAGGAAGCCGTGAAGCGTATCTTCTTGATCGCTTAAAAAATCCCATTGACTGGATTGCATATGGTGAGAACGAGAATTTTTAA
- a CDS encoding uroporphyrinogen-III synthase, with protein MRQDKRNILVTRPLSARQIEYARILGLEAIIEPALEFNFPEYWDGVLKVITEHSKSDWIFTSTNGVKALEELMDAGLQVRPEVQLFAVGSKTQEALQELGLEAKIPRTEDSKHLAELIIEEGKINSVIYFHGNLSRDEMTERLEKNGIEVIELEVYETVINPVQMPEKTISAILFYSPSAVKGFAQGEGFEKELPPLFAIGPTTGKALKEHTDQHIEIARQPDTEVLLRTTSDYIFNQVEHSPSKK; from the coding sequence ATGCGACAAGACAAACGAAATATTTTAGTTACGCGACCTTTATCCGCACGGCAAATTGAATATGCCCGTATATTGGGATTGGAGGCGATTATTGAACCTGCTCTTGAATTTAATTTTCCGGAATATTGGGATGGAGTGCTGAAGGTTATTACAGAACATTCGAAGTCGGACTGGATTTTTACCAGTACCAATGGTGTAAAGGCATTGGAAGAATTGATGGATGCCGGACTGCAGGTACGTCCTGAGGTACAGCTTTTTGCAGTAGGTTCTAAAACACAAGAGGCATTGCAGGAATTGGGACTGGAAGCCAAAATTCCCCGAACTGAAGACAGCAAGCATTTGGCTGAGTTAATTATTGAAGAAGGCAAAATTAATTCAGTAATATATTTTCATGGTAATCTCAGTCGTGATGAAATGACTGAGCGGCTGGAAAAGAATGGTATTGAAGTTATTGAACTGGAAGTTTATGAAACGGTTATAAATCCCGTCCAAATGCCCGAAAAAACGATAAGCGCTATCCTGTTTTATAGTCCCAGTGCAGTTAAAGGATTTGCACAGGGTGAAGGCTTTGAGAAGGAGTTGCCTCCGCTTTTTGCTATTGGTCCTACCACCGGTAAGGCTTTAAAGGAACACACCGATCAGCATATAGAGATTGCCAGACAACCCGATACCGAAGTACTTCTCCGTACCACATCAGACTACATTTTTAATCAGGTCGAACATTCTCCTTCAAAGAAGTAG